One part of the Quercus lobata isolate SW786 chromosome 7, ValleyOak3.0 Primary Assembly, whole genome shotgun sequence genome encodes these proteins:
- the LOC115951991 gene encoding E3 ubiquitin-protein ligase PUB24-like: MDDIEVPQYFICPISLQIMKDPVTAITGITYDRESIEHWLFTSKNATCPVTNQPLPKDSDLTPNHTLLRLIQAWCILNASKGIDRIPTPKPPLDKFQVLKFIKHLRQPEFQLKTIRQLALLAAENERNRKYMIEAGLPKEMMLFIVTCFKQGQIDGLEEAIGVLNFILIPSAETKQILVENNHIIESLTWVLCCEMENHLTVKSHTMLVLKKIVEATSSSVLERLKPEFFTRLVRVLRSGVTQQGINATLHVLLEACPWGRNRIMMVETNTVYELIELELGFPEKRTTELILGILFHLCSCPDGRAQFLSHRGSIAVVSNRILKVSPAVDDQAVSILSMICKFSGTYMVLQEMLKVGAVSKLCSLLQVDCATSLKDHVRKILSSHFQKWRDSPCIGGSQGINPS, from the coding sequence ATGGATGACATTGAAGTTCCTCAATATTTCATCTGCCCCATATCCCTACAAATCATGAAAGACCCTGTGACTGCCATAACAGGCATCACATACGACCGGGAAAGCATTGAACACTGGCTATTCACAAGCAAGAACGCAACCTGTCCAGTCACCAACCAACCATTGCCAAAAGACTCAGACTTAACCCCTAATCACACATTACTCCGCCTAATCCAAGCTTGGTGCATCCTAAATGCCTCAAAAGGTATTGATCGAATTCCCACTCCTAAACCACCTCTCGACAAGTTTCAAGTCCTCAAATTCATCAAACACCTTCGACAGCCTGAGTTTCAGCTTAAAACTATTAGGCAATTGGCGTTACTTGCAGCTGAAAATGAAAGGAATAGGAAGTATATGATAGAAGCAGGTTTGCCAAAAGAGATGATGTTGTTTATTGTAACATGTTTCAAACAAGGCCAAATTGATGGTCTTGAAGAAGCTATTGGTGTGCTTAACTTTATTCTAATCCCTTCAGCTGAAACAAAGCAAATTCTTGTCGAAAATAATCATATTATTGAATCATTGACATGGGTTTTATGTTGTGAAATGGAAAATCATCTCACTGTGAAATCTCATACGATGTTAGTGTTGAAGAAAATCGTTGAAGCTACAAGCTCGAGTGTACTAGAAAGACTGAAACCTGAATTCTTTACTAGGCTTGTAAGAGTCTTAAGAAGTGGGGTTACTCAACAAGGAATTAACGCCACTTTGCACGTGTTGTTAGAGGCTTGTCCATGGGGTAGAAATCGAATCATGATGGTTGAAACAAACACAGTTTATGAGCTCATTGAGCTTGAATTGGGTTTTCCTGAAAAGCGGACCACAGAGCTGATTTTAGGTATACTATTTCATTTATGTTCTTGTCCTGATGGGAGAGCTCAGTTTTTAAGTCATAGAGGAAGCATTGCAGTGGTCTCTAACAGGATCTTGAAGGTTTCACCAGCAGTAGATGATCAAGCAGTTTCGATTCTTTCAATGATATGTAAGTTTTCCGGGACATATATGGTGCTTCAAGAAATGTTGAAGGTAGGGGCTGTGTCAAAGCTTTGCTCATTGCTCCAAGTTGACTGTGCTACATCTTTGAAAGACCATGTAAGGAAAATCCTTAGCTCACATTTTCAGAAGTGGAGGGACTCTCCTTGCATCGGTGGATCTCAAGGTATCAATCCTAGTTAA